In Primulina eburnea isolate SZY01 chromosome 3, ASM2296580v1, whole genome shotgun sequence, one DNA window encodes the following:
- the LOC140827872 gene encoding beta-glucosidase 12-like isoform X2 encodes MGYAKNGLETHFQRYSRYRLQAIIRQGQSSRSNQEDIVSWRAKKIFFYMCLNHFSIMCGMSSKTFQVSNLSMVLSFAIFWKLHIIGFTYGNEFTPRCGDRVKNWITFNEPYTYVTGGYVRGEMAPGRCSSWQNLNCTAGDSGVEPYLVAHHQLLSHAAAVMKYKEKYQESQKSKIGITLVAQWVIPFSKEIIQREAAARALDFSLGWKGLSC; translated from the exons ATGGGATACGCTAAAAATGGCCTTGAAACTCACTTCCAGAGATATTCAAGATATCGTCTCCAAGCTATCATCCGACAAGGACAAAGCTCGAGAAGTAATCAAGAAGATATAGTTTCTtggagg GCAAAAAAAATCTTCTTCTACATGTGCCTAAATCACTTTTCAATCATGTGTGGGATGTCCTCAAAGACGTTCCAAGTTTCCAATCTGAGTATGGTGTTATCCTTCGCTATCTTTTGGAAGTTACATATTATCGGTTTCACATACGGAAACGAGTTTACTCCG AGATGTGGTGATCGGGTCAAAAATTGGATCACCTTTAATGAACCCTATACATATGTAACCGGTGGCTATGTTAGAGGTGAGATGGCTCCTGGAAGGTGCTCTTCTTGGCAAAATCTGAATTGCACCGCCGGAGATTCGGGGGTGGAGCCGTACTTGGTGGCACACCACCAGCTTTTGTCTCATGCCGCAGCCGTAATGAAATACAAAGAGAAATACCAA GAGTCACAAAAAAGTAAAATTGGAATTACGCTGGTAGCTCAATGGGTAATTCCATTCTCCAAAGAGATTATCCAACGTGAGGCCGCCGCTAGAGCATTAGACTTTAGCTTGGGATG GAAGGGGTTAAGTTGTTGA
- the LOC140827872 gene encoding beta-glucosidase 12-like isoform X1 yields MGYAKNGLETHFQRYSRYRLQAIIRQGQSSRSNQEDIVSWRVTSKKNLLLHVPKSLFNHVWDVLKDVPSFQSEYGVILRYLLEVTYYRFHIRKRVYSELCFKRCGDRVKNWITFNEPYTYVTGGYVRGEMAPGRCSSWQNLNCTAGDSGVEPYLVAHHQLLSHAAAVMKYKEKYQESQKSKIGITLVAQWVIPFSKEIIQREAAARALDFSLGWKGLSC; encoded by the exons ATGGGATACGCTAAAAATGGCCTTGAAACTCACTTCCAGAGATATTCAAGATATCGTCTCCAAGCTATCATCCGACAAGGACAAAGCTCGAGAAGTAATCAAGAAGATATAGTTTCTtggagggtaacga GCAAAAAAAATCTTCTTCTACATGTGCCTAAATCACTTTTCAATCATGTGTGGGATGTCCTCAAAGACGTTCCAAGTTTCCAATCTGAGTATGGTGTTATCCTTCGCTATCTTTTGGAAGTTACATATTATCGGTTTCACATACGGAAACGAGTTTACTCCG AACTTTGTTTTAAGAGATGTGGTGATCGGGTCAAAAATTGGATCACCTTTAATGAACCCTATACATATGTAACCGGTGGCTATGTTAGAGGTGAGATGGCTCCTGGAAGGTGCTCTTCTTGGCAAAATCTGAATTGCACCGCCGGAGATTCGGGGGTGGAGCCGTACTTGGTGGCACACCACCAGCTTTTGTCTCATGCCGCAGCCGTAATGAAATACAAAGAGAAATACCAA GAGTCACAAAAAAGTAAAATTGGAATTACGCTGGTAGCTCAATGGGTAATTCCATTCTCCAAAGAGATTATCCAACGTGAGGCCGCCGCTAGAGCATTAGACTTTAGCTTGGGATG GAAGGGGTTAAGTTGTTGA
- the LOC140827872 gene encoding cyanogenic beta-glucosidase-like isoform X3, producing the protein MGYAKNGLETHFQRYSRYRLQAIIRQGQSSRSNQEDIVSWRVTSKKNLLLHVPKSLFNHVWDVLKDVPSFQSEYGVILRYLLEVTYYRFHIRKRVYSELCFKRCGDRVKNWITFNEPYTYVTGGYVRGEMAPGRCSSWQNLNCTAGDSGVEPYLVAHHQLLSHAAAVMKYKEKYQESQKSKIGITLVAQWVIPFSKEIIQRRG; encoded by the exons ATGGGATACGCTAAAAATGGCCTTGAAACTCACTTCCAGAGATATTCAAGATATCGTCTCCAAGCTATCATCCGACAAGGACAAAGCTCGAGAAGTAATCAAGAAGATATAGTTTCTtggagggtaacga GCAAAAAAAATCTTCTTCTACATGTGCCTAAATCACTTTTCAATCATGTGTGGGATGTCCTCAAAGACGTTCCAAGTTTCCAATCTGAGTATGGTGTTATCCTTCGCTATCTTTTGGAAGTTACATATTATCGGTTTCACATACGGAAACGAGTTTACTCCG AACTTTGTTTTAAGAGATGTGGTGATCGGGTCAAAAATTGGATCACCTTTAATGAACCCTATACATATGTAACCGGTGGCTATGTTAGAGGTGAGATGGCTCCTGGAAGGTGCTCTTCTTGGCAAAATCTGAATTGCACCGCCGGAGATTCGGGGGTGGAGCCGTACTTGGTGGCACACCACCAGCTTTTGTCTCATGCCGCAGCCGTAATGAAATACAAAGAGAAATACCAA GAGTCACAAAAAAGTAAAATTGGAATTACGCTGGTAGCTCAATGGGTAATTCCATTCTCCAAAGAGATTATCCAAC GAAGGGGTTAA